The nucleotide sequence TGGCGGTGGAGGCGACCAAGGCGGCGGTGGATCGGGCGGTCGGCCAGGACCGGCGGACCGCCCGCGCCGAGCTGGTGGCCCGGTGCGCGGAGCTGATCCGCAGCCGGGACCACCGGGAGGCGGTGCGGGCGTTCCTTCAGCGGCGCGCCCCGCGGTTCCACCGGGCCTGAACCGGCCCGGCGGCGTGCACCAGCGCGGTGCCGGTGCCCCGGCCGCGCCCGGCGGCGGTGACCCCGACCGAGCGCAGGTGCCCGGTCCGGCCCGGCGGGAGCGGGTGCACCAGGCCGTCGTCCGGGGTGTCGACGAGCTCGCAGGCCGCGTAGCCGACGACCCGGCCGTCCCGCTCGGCGACGAACACCGGATGGGCCGGGTCGGCGGCCAGTACCGCGCTGGAGGTCCAGCCGCGGACCGCGTCGACGTCCCGGGTGAACGGGGAGATCGCCACGTGATAGCGGGTCTCCTCGACGGCGAGATCGACCACGGCCGGCACATCGGCGGGGGCGGCGATCCGGACCGTCACGCCGGCCACCGGGTGGCCGGGCAGCGGCTCGGCCGCCCGCTCCCCCATCAGCGCGTCCAGCCGCAGCCCGGCCGCGGCGAACGCGGCGGCGGTGCCGGTGTCCCCGGACGGCCAGCGCACGACCAGCTGGGTCCGGCCGGGCAGCCGGTCCGCGTCGGTGTAGCGGGCGGCGAGCCGGACCAGCTCGGCGACCGATGCCGCCGCCCCCGGCGTCGACGGATCGGGCAGCACCACCCGGTCCAGGGTCCCGGTGTGGTCACCGAGGACGGCCCGCTGCAACACGTCCGGCGCCCAGGTGTCCTGGCGCAGCAACGCGAACGCCCGCCCCACGCGCAACAGCCTGCCCCCGGTCCACGGCGCGGACGCCGGGGTCGGCGGCAGCAGGTAGCGGCCGTCCGGGCCGCGCAGCCGTTCGGCCTGTGCTCGCATCTGGTCGGACGGTTCAGGCGGTGGATGCACGGCGGTGATCCTCTCTCGGGTCAGGCCCGTCGCGGAAACCCCGGGCCAGCCGGGCGACGCGGCGCAGGATGGGATCGAGCTCGGCGAAGGTCAGCCGGGCGGGCTGGACGTGGCACAGCAGCCGGGTGGCGTACGGCAGGCAGGGGTCCGCGGCGAGGCCGGTGGCCACCTCGTGCTCGGTGCCCGCGTAGACGTTGCCTGCGGCCAGATGGGCCACCGGGTCCCGGCCGGAGCGCGCGATGTGCGGCGCGAGCAGGTCGCGGACCTCCTCCCCGCAGGCGCCGGGGACCAGCGGCCGGGACAGACCCACCCGGCGCCCGCCGGCCGCCCGGAACCGGGCCAGCAGATCCGCGGAGCGCGCGTCGTCCGGGCCGGCAGGGCCGGAGCGGCGCCCGGACAGCAGGCCGGTGCCGCGCTCCGCGGCGGTCCGCACCCCCGCCTCCGACGAGGTGGCCAGCCAGAGCCGGTCCCGCAGCCCGCCCGCCGCGGGGACCACGTCCGCCTCGGCGAGCGCGTCCAGCACGGTGTCCAGCCGCGCGTGCCGGTCCTGCGGCCGGATCCCGAACGCCTCCGCCACCCCGGGATCCGATCCCGCGCCGAGCCCCAGCTCCAGCCGCCCGCCGCTGAGCGCGTCCACCGTCGCCGCGTCCTCCACCAGCCGCAGCGGATGCTCCAGCGCGCCGACCACGACCGCGGTACCCAGCCCGATCCGCTCGGTGCGCGCGGCGACCGCGGCCAGCACCACCAGCGGCGACGACGCGTGCCCCTGCTGGGCGCCGAGATGGTGCTGGGCGACCCAGAACGAGCCGAAACCCAGCTCCTCGGCGCGCACCGCCAGCCGCACGGTGTCGGCCAGTTCGGTCGCCGAGTCGCGCGACCCGGCGGCGTGGGTCAGAACACCCCATTCCAAGCTGGACACCTGATCAATCTTTCATAGGTTGTCCAGGTGTTCCGATCCCGACCGTCACCGGGCGCCGCGCTCGCCGCCGCCTCGTTGCTGTTCCTCGCCGGCTGCGGCGCCGCCGTGCAGGACTCCCCCACCACCGCGGGCACCGCCGACGGCTTCCCGGTCGTCGACGACAACTGCGGTGTCGAGACCGTCTACGACGCGCCCCCGGCGCGGGCGGTCACGCTCACCTCCAACGCGACCGAGCTGATGCTGGAGCTCGGCCTGCAGGACTCGATGGTGGGCACCGCGTATCTGAAGAACCGGCCGATCGGCGAGCAGTACGCCGAGGCCTACGGCTCGGTCCCGGTGATCGCCCCCGGGCAGCCGTCGCTGGAGCAGCTGCTCGCCGTGGAGCCGGACTTCGTCTACGCCGGCTACCCGGACGGCTTCTCCGAGTCATCGGGGCACACCAGGGAGCGGCTCGGCGAGCTCGGTGTCCGCACCCACCTC is from Pseudonocardia autotrophica and encodes:
- a CDS encoding GNAT family N-acetyltransferase; this encodes MRAQAERLRGPDGRYLLPPTPASAPWTGGRLLRVGRAFALLRQDTWAPDVLQRAVLGDHTGTLDRVVLPDPSTPGAAASVAELVRLAARYTDADRLPGRTQLVVRWPSGDTGTAAAFAAAGLRLDALMGERAAEPLPGHPVAGVTVRIAAPADVPAVVDLAVEETRYHVAISPFTRDVDAVRGWTSSAVLAADPAHPVFVAERDGRVVGYAACELVDTPDDGLVHPLPPGRTGHLRSVGVTAAGRGRGTGTALVHAAGPVQARWNRGARR
- a CDS encoding LLM class flavin-dependent oxidoreductase, coding for MSSLEWGVLTHAAGSRDSATELADTVRLAVRAEELGFGSFWVAQHHLGAQQGHASSPLVVLAAVAARTERIGLGTAVVVGALEHPLRLVEDAATVDALSGGRLELGLGAGSDPGVAEAFGIRPQDRHARLDTVLDALAEADVVPAAGGLRDRLWLATSSEAGVRTAAERGTGLLSGRRSGPAGPDDARSADLLARFRAAGGRRVGLSRPLVPGACGEEVRDLLAPHIARSGRDPVAHLAAGNVYAGTEHEVATGLAADPCLPYATRLLCHVQPARLTFAELDPILRRVARLARGFRDGPDPREDHRRASTA